A window of Clostridia bacterium contains these coding sequences:
- the fliR gene encoding flagellar type III secretion system protein FliR: MNYLAGFLVEGDRFLVLMARLAGISFIPLFNTRNIPLQWRVFFLLALTFFAWFLGLANTFTVNLQLPAYSLVIITELLTGIAMALVIQFFFAGVQLAGQLIDTQMGFGIMNVVDPLIGTQTPLLGNFKFILAILLFLQIDGHHYFIKALFDSYELVPIGSCVFLDSYFIENYLSYFGKLFIVGCKFGMPIVGTLLVTDFVMGIMARTVPQMNIFMVGMPIKILIGFFVLLITIPFYIYILNLSFCDLFQKIYNLFR, from the coding sequence ATGAATTATTTAGCCGGTTTTTTAGTAGAAGGGGATCGTTTTTTGGTGCTTATGGCCAGATTAGCCGGAATTTCTTTTATTCCGTTATTTAATACACGTAATATTCCTTTACAGTGGCGGGTTTTCTTTCTTTTGGCTTTGACTTTTTTTGCTTGGTTTCTAGGTTTGGCCAATACTTTTACGGTAAATTTGCAATTACCTGCTTATTCTTTGGTAATCATTACTGAGTTGCTTACCGGAATTGCCATGGCCCTAGTTATTCAGTTCTTTTTTGCTGGTGTACAGCTTGCTGGTCAATTAATAGATACCCAAATGGGGTTTGGGATTATGAATGTAGTAGATCCTTTGATAGGAACGCAAACCCCTTTGTTAGGAAATTTCAAGTTTATTTTAGCTATCTTGCTTTTTTTACAAATTGATGGTCATCATTATTTTATAAAAGCACTTTTTGATAGTTACGAATTGGTACCGATTGGTAGTTGTGTTTTTTTAGATTCTTATTTTATAGAAAATTATTTAAGCTATTTTGGTAAGCTTTTTATCGTAGGTTGTAAATTTGGTATGCCCATAGTTGGGACATTATTAGTAACAGATTTTGTGATGGGTATTATGGCCAGAACTGTGCCGCAGATGAATATTTTTATGGTAGGTATGCCCATAAAAATATTAATTGGCTTTTTCGTGCTTTTAATAACCATACCATTTTATATTTACATTTTGAATCTTTC